Genomic segment of Parageobacillus genomosp. 1:
AAGAAATTCGTTAAGAAGGGATGGATGAGATGGAAAGATGGTTTAACGTCGGCAAAATTGTCAACACGCATGGAATTCGCGGCGAAGTGCGCGTCATTTCACGGACCGATTTTCCAGAGCAGCGCTATAAAAAAGGAAATACGCTTTATATTTTTACCGAACAATCCAAAGAGCCGATTGCGGTGACGGTCAAAAGCCACCGCGTCCATAAATCGTTTGATTTACTTTCTTTTGAAGGATATGACGACATTAATCTTGTCGAGAAGTTTAAAGGAGCGATGTTAAAGGTGCCGGAAAGCCAGCTTGGCGAGCTGGATGAAGGAGAATATTATTTTCATGAAATTATCGGCAGTACGGTCGTTACTGAAGAAGGAGAAACGATCGGAATCGTGAAAGAAATTTTAACTCCGGGCGCCAACGATGTATGGGTGGTAAAACGGAATAACGGAAAAGAAGTGCTTATTCCGTATATAGAAGACGTTGTGAAAAATGTCGATGTAGAAACGAAAACCATTACCATTCGCCCGATGGAAGGGCTGCTCGAATGATGAGAATCGATATATTAACGTTATTTCCAAATATGTTTACAGGCGTGTTGAATGAGTCGATTTTGAAAAAAGCACAAGAGAAAAAGGCTGTTTCGCTTAATGTGATTAATTTTCGCGATTTCGCGGATAACAAGCATAAAACAGTGGATGATTATCCGTATGGCGGCGGAGCGGGAATGGTATTAAAGCCGCAGCCGATTTTTGACGCTGTCCATCATGTCACAAAAGATTCCCCGCATCCGCGCATCATTTTGCTTTGCCCGCAAGGTGAGCGCTATACGCAAAAAAAGGCGGAAGAGCTGGCGAAAGAGGAGCATTTGGTGCTCATTTGCGGCCATTATGAAGGCTATGATGAGCGCATTCGCGAATATTTAGTGACAGATGAAATTTCCATTGGAGACTACGTATTAACAGGCGGAGAACTAGGAGCGATGGTCATCGTGGACAGCGTTGTTCGTTTGCTTCCCGGTGTGCTTGGCAACGAAGCTTCCCCTGTTCATGATTCGTTCAGCTCAGGACTTTTGGAGTACCCACAGTATACGCGTCCCGCTGATTTCCGCGGCATGAAAGTCCCTGATGTGCTTTTGTCGGGCAATCATCGCCTGATCGAAGAATGGCGGGAGCAACAATCGCTAAAGCGTACGTTTTTGCGCCGCCCTGATTTATTGGAAAACTATCCGTTAACGGAAAAACAAAAACGATGGCTTGAACAGTGGAAAAAAGAGAAACGGTAACTATTGCACACGATGCGAGTTTATGTTAGTATATTCCTTGTGTGACTTAAGCAGTTCGCTTAAGACAGGAAAACGATGTTCCGCTGCAATGATGGATAAGCATTGTCATGAACATCTGTTGGAAGGAGTGGAAAATGATGCATCATTTAATCCAAGAAATCACGAAAGAACAATTGCGGACTGATTTGCCAGACTTCCGCCCTGGCGATACGGTGCGCGTTCACGTGAAAGTTGTCGAAGGAAACCGTGAACGTATCCAAGTGTTTGAAGGCGTAGTAATTAAACGCCGCGGTGCTGGCATCAGCGAAACATTTACCGTCCGCAAAGTGTCTTACGGGGTTGGCGTAGAGCGCACGTTCCCAGTGCATACGCCGAAAATCGCGAAGTTAGAAATTGTTCGCCGCGGTAAAGTACGCCGTGCGAAATTGTACTACTTGCGTCAACTTCGCGGTAAAGCAGCACGCATTAAAGAAAAAACGGTTCAATAATGGACATAGCGGGTTAGTTTTCATTGCGGAAAAGGAGCTTGATGGCAAGCTCCTTTTTTCACATATGTATATATGTCATAATAGATAAAAAAAGATGTTTAGGTGGGAGAAAAATGGAAACGAAAAAAAGCGAATTGAAGGAATGGATGAAAGCAATCGTGATTGCCGTGTTGCTGGCGGGAGGCATTCGTTATTTTATTTTCGCGCCGATTATTGTCGACGGCCAGTCAATGATGCCAACCCTGCACAATCACGACCGTATGATTGTCAATAAGCTCTCTTATAAAATCGGTACGCCTCATCGTTTTGACATTGTTGTTTTTCATGCCGAAGAGGGAAAAGACTATATTAAGCGGGTCATCGGCTTGCCCGGCGACCATATTGAATACAAAAACGATACGCTATATGTAAACGGAAAGCCGTACGAGGAACCGTACCTAGAAGAATATAAAAAACAAGTGGTCGATGGTCCATTGACCGAACCGTTTACTTTAGAGGAAATTACCGGCCGGAAGACAGTACCGGAAGGCCATCTGTTTGTGATGGGCGATAACCGCCGTTTTAGCAAAGATAGCCGCCATATTGGGTTTATCCCAATGGACAAAATTGTTGGCAAGGCCAGCATCGTCTATTGGCCGCTGTCTGACGCACGGATTGTGAAATAACGCGATAAATGGGTGATGCACATGACGATTCAATGGTTTCCCGGCCATATGGCGAAAGCGAAACGGGAAGTACAAGAAAAATTAAAATTAATCGATATCGTGTTCGAATTGCTCGATGCCCGTATTCCGCTGTCATCGAGAAATCCGATGATTCATGAAATTCTCGGCAACAAGCCGCGCATCGTTTTACTAAATAAAGCGGATATGGCTGATGAGACGGTGACGGAGCAATGGATTGCCTATTTCGAACGGCAGCAGTTGCGTGCGCTGGCGATCGATGCGCAAACAGGCACGGGAATTAGGCAAATTGTATCGACAGCAAAGGAAATGTTGAAAGACAAATTTGCGAAAATGGCGGCAAAAGGAATTAAAAACCCGCGGCCGATGCGCGCGTTGATCGTCGGCATACCCAATGTGGGGAAATCAACGCTTATCAATCGGCTTGCCGGCAAAAATATCGCGAAAACGGGCGATAAGCCGGGAGTGACAAAAGCGCAGCAATGGATTAAAGTCGGCAAGGAAATGGAGCTTTTGGATACGCCGGGAATTTTATGGCCTAAATTTGAGGATGAAGAGGTCGGCTTGAAACTGGCTGCGACCGGTGCGATCAAAGATACGATTTTAAATTTGCAGGATGTGGCGGTATACGCGCTAAACTTTTTGAAGGAACATTATCCGGAACGGTTGAAGGAACGATATTCGCTCGATGATATTCCTGAAGAAATGGTGGCATTGTTCGATGCGATCGGCAAGCGGCGCGGCTGTCTCGTGAGCGGCGGAGCGGTTGATTACGACAAGGTAGCGGAAATTGTGCTTCATGACATTCGCACCGAAAAACTAGGAAGAATTAGCTTCGAATCTCCAACTGCATAAAAGCCCGCTTGACCCGGGCTTTATTTTTTATGCATTGATGCCGATATAAATGATAGAAAAGGAGAGAGGAAGCAGTATGGAGCAATATACGGTCAAAGAGATACAGGCACTGTTGCGGCAAATCGATGACGAACATGACCCGTTGCTTGAAGCGATCGTGCAAGATGAACGGAAAAGCGTGCAGCAACTGGTGGCACGCTGGCGGAAACAAAAAAAACAGGAAGAACAAGCAAAAAGGCAATGGGAAGAAATGACCCGCTATGAGAGGCAATTGTATGAGAAAGGAATCGAATGGATTGCCGGCATTGATGAAGCAGGAAGGGGGCCGCTTGCCGGTCCGGTCGTGGCCGCGGCGGTTATTTTGCCAAAAGACGCCTATATTCCCGGCTTAAATGATTCAAAAAAGCTGTCGGAAGCAAAGCGGGAAACGCTGTTTCACGCGATTCAATCATGCGCTGTTTCGATCGGTATCGGCGTTGTCACCGCAGCGGAAATCGATGAAATCAACATTTATGAAGCGACAAAGAAAGCGATGGTCAAGGCGGTACAGCAGCTTTCTCCGCAGCCGCACTATTTATTCATTGATGCGATGACACTTCCTGTCCCGACTCCGCAGCAAAGCATTATTAAAGGTGATGCCAACAGTGTTTCGATCGCTGCTGCCTCCATTATTGCCAAAGTGACGCGCGACCACTTTATGAAACAGCTGGCAAAGCGTTATCCGCAATACGGATTTGACAAAAATATGGGATATGGCACGCGGCAGCATTTGGAAGCTATTCGTGCGTACGGCGCCATTGAAGAGCATCGCCGATCATTTTCGCCGGTAAAAGAGGTGCTTGAAGAAGCGAACGAATGAAGCGAGGGGGTCCAGAAAAGTGATGGAGCGCATCGACAAAACTTTACCCGTTTCTCCTGCCCCTGATGCCACCTATCACCGTTTTCGCCACGGACAGGTGATTGTCGGAAAAATTGAAAGCATACAAGAAGAGACACAGAAAGGAAAAACAGCGCTTGTACGCGTCGGCGAGCAGCTCGTTGCCGCGCGCCTGCAAACTTCGTTACAAGCTGGGGATTCTTACTTGTTTGAAGTAAAGAACGAAAATGGCGAAATTTATTGGAAACCGATCGCCAAACAGTCGAAGAGCCATCTGCCGTCTTCCATCCAAAACGATGAAGCGGCGCAATATTTGCTGCAAAAATGGAAGCTGCCAAAAGATTTATATCCGCTTTTGCTTTTTGCGTTGGCGGAAAAAATACCGATTACGAAAGAAGAACTGATTTCTATCGCTTCGTTAGTAGAGACGCTCGAACATAAAAAAGAGGGGTTATCTGTTTTGGGATATATGTTGGCCCAGCGCCTCCCGTTGACAAAAGATATTTTCTTTTCTCTGCTTGCGGTAAAAACGAATCCGCCGCTTTTTCAGCAGTTGCAATACGTTGAAAGCCGCCTCGCTTCACTGCCGCCGCACCAGCCGGAGCCGGTCGAGGCGCTGCGCCGCTACATTCAGCAAATGTTCCACACGCCGGCTCACGCCTATGAAAGCCTTGTCAAATTGCTGCAATCACTACAGCAGCAGGAGCCAAACGCGGCGTTGCAATTGTTGAACAGGCTGGGGGTGGTGTCCGTGTCGGAAATTGCCGCAGACGAGCTAGCCAAACTGCAAGCGGCGATGGAAAAAAGAGATTTCGCGCAAGTCAAGCAGCAACTGCAGCTATTATTCGCTCCATTTGATGAACAAGCGTTTCTAGAACGATTTCAAGCCGCTTTTGTCTCTTATCAGGCCGGTTTGCTTCCGGATGAGGAACAGCGGCTTTTTTCTGCGGCGTTGGCTGACACTGATATTGCGTTATCGATGTTTCATCTGCTAAAACAATCGTTGCTAAAGCTTGGGTTTAGCGATGAAGCGAAAATTCGCCGCGCGTTAAAAACAAACACTTTCCATGAGGCGGCGTTTTCATCATTAAAGTCGCTTCTTTTGCAAGCGTTAGAAGATGTGAATGATCCGGTATTAAAAGAACAGCTGCAAACGCTTCTGCACCATATTAATGGCCAGCAGTTGCTATCGGACATCGAAGGGCCCATCCAGCATCTATTTGTACAAATTCCGTTTCAGCTCGGCCAGCAGCACACGGATGTCACGATTTATTGGCAAGGAAAAAGAGAAAAAGATGGAAAAATCGATCCTAATTACTGCCATATTGTGTTTTGCTTATTTCTTGATCACTTAAAAGAAACCGTTGTCGACGTGCGCGTTCAGCAGCGGATCGTTCACATTTCTGTTTTCAATCCTGACCCGCGCTTGCCCGAGCTGGCAAACGCCTTGCAACCGCTGCTGAAAGAGCGGCTTGCCGCGCATGGCTATACGCTGTCGGCTTTAAAAGTGGAAGCACCGGCAGCAAAAAAGACGCTGATGCCTATCGATGCCGCGTTTGACAAGCGCTATAGCGAGGTGGATTACCGTATATGAAAAACGAAAAAAAGCAGGTGGTAGCTCTTTCCTATGACGCGAACGTGCACGAGGCACCGGTGGTAGTGGCGAAAGGAAAAGGATACGTCGCGGAAGCAATCATTGCCGCGGCCAAACAGCACGGCATTCCGATCCAGGAAGATCCGTCCCTTGTCCAATTATTAAGCGAATTGGAAGTCAATGAAATGATTCCCGAAGATTTATATGCCCTTGTTGCCGAATTGTTTGCTTTTATTTATCGTTTAGACCGGCAGGCAAAAAAGGAATAAACCTGCTTCCAGCAAGGGATTGGGAGATTTTGCTGTTTTTAAATTTTTCAATTTTGTGTCGAAAAGGTGGACAATATAGAAAGTGTCAGTATAAAATGAAAGCGCTAGAATTTTTTTAGTTTTTACATAGGAGGTTGGCGCATGAATATTCATGAATATCAAGCAAAAGAAATCCTCAGAAGCTACGGCGTTAGCGTGCCAAACGGCCGCGTAGCATTCACTGTTGAGGAAGCGGTAGAAGCGGCAAAAGAATTAGGGACTCCTGTCTGCGTCGTTAAAGCGCAAATTCATGCCGGCGGACGCGGAAAAGCCGGAGGGGTAAAAGTAGCGAAAAGCTTGGATGAAGTTCGTACATATGCGAACGAACTGTTAGGAAAAGTGCTTGTCACCCATCAAACAGGTCCGGAAGGGAAAGAAGTAAAGCGCTTGCTTATTGAGGAAGGCTGCGACATTAAAAAAGAATATTACATCGGCTTAGTCGTCGACCGCGCAACTTCCCGCGTTGTTTTAATGGGTTCGGAAGAAGGCGGAACCGAAATCGAAGAAGTAGCGGCAAAAACGCCGGAGAAAATTTTTAAAGAATATATCGACCCGGCCGTAGGGTTGCAAGTGTTTCAAGCGCGCCGTTTAGCGTTTAACATCAATATTCCAAAAGAGCTTGTCAATCAGGCGGTCAAATTTATGATGGGGCTTTACCAAGTGTTTGTTGACAAAGACTGCTCGATCGCCGAAATCAACCCGCTTGTTGTCACCGGCGACGGCAAAGTAATGGCGTTGGATGCCAAACTGAACTTTGATTCGAACGCACTGTACCGCCATAAAGATATTTTAGAATACCGCGACTTAGATGAAGAAGATCCGAAAGAAGTCGA
This window contains:
- the trmD gene encoding tRNA (guanosine(37)-N1)-methyltransferase TrmD; this translates as MRIDILTLFPNMFTGVLNESILKKAQEKKAVSLNVINFRDFADNKHKTVDDYPYGGGAGMVLKPQPIFDAVHHVTKDSPHPRIILLCPQGERYTQKKAEELAKEEHLVLICGHYEGYDERIREYLVTDEISIGDYVLTGGELGAMVIVDSVVRLLPGVLGNEASPVHDSFSSGLLEYPQYTRPADFRGMKVPDVLLSGNHRLIEEWREQQSLKRTFLRRPDLLENYPLTEKQKRWLEQWKKEKR
- the ylqF gene encoding ribosome biogenesis GTPase YlqF is translated as MHMTIQWFPGHMAKAKREVQEKLKLIDIVFELLDARIPLSSRNPMIHEILGNKPRIVLLNKADMADETVTEQWIAYFERQQLRALAIDAQTGTGIRQIVSTAKEMLKDKFAKMAAKGIKNPRPMRALIVGIPNVGKSTLINRLAGKNIAKTGDKPGVTKAQQWIKVGKEMELLDTPGILWPKFEDEEVGLKLAATGAIKDTILNLQDVAVYALNFLKEHYPERLKERYSLDDIPEEMVALFDAIGKRRGCLVSGGAVDYDKVAEIVLHDIRTEKLGRISFESPTA
- the lepB gene encoding signal peptidase I, which encodes METKKSELKEWMKAIVIAVLLAGGIRYFIFAPIIVDGQSMMPTLHNHDRMIVNKLSYKIGTPHRFDIVVFHAEEGKDYIKRVIGLPGDHIEYKNDTLYVNGKPYEEPYLEEYKKQVVDGPLTEPFTLEEITGRKTVPEGHLFVMGDNRRFSKDSRHIGFIPMDKIVGKASIVYWPLSDARIVK
- the rimM gene encoding ribosome maturation factor RimM (Essential for efficient processing of 16S rRNA) gives rise to the protein MERWFNVGKIVNTHGIRGEVRVISRTDFPEQRYKKGNTLYIFTEQSKEPIAVTVKSHRVHKSFDLLSFEGYDDINLVEKFKGAMLKVPESQLGELDEGEYYFHEIIGSTVVTEEGETIGIVKEILTPGANDVWVVKRNNGKEVLIPYIEDVVKNVDVETKTITIRPMEGLLE
- a CDS encoding EscU/YscU/HrcU family type III secretion system export apparatus switch protein, whose translation is MKNEKKQVVALSYDANVHEAPVVVAKGKGYVAEAIIAAAKQHGIPIQEDPSLVQLLSELEVNEMIPEDLYALVAELFAFIYRLDRQAKKE
- a CDS encoding ABC transporter substrate-binding protein → MERIDKTLPVSPAPDATYHRFRHGQVIVGKIESIQEETQKGKTALVRVGEQLVAARLQTSLQAGDSYLFEVKNENGEIYWKPIAKQSKSHLPSSIQNDEAAQYLLQKWKLPKDLYPLLLFALAEKIPITKEELISIASLVETLEHKKEGLSVLGYMLAQRLPLTKDIFFSLLAVKTNPPLFQQLQYVESRLASLPPHQPEPVEALRRYIQQMFHTPAHAYESLVKLLQSLQQQEPNAALQLLNRLGVVSVSEIAADELAKLQAAMEKRDFAQVKQQLQLLFAPFDEQAFLERFQAAFVSYQAGLLPDEEQRLFSAALADTDIALSMFHLLKQSLLKLGFSDEAKIRRALKTNTFHEAAFSSLKSLLLQALEDVNDPVLKEQLQTLLHHINGQQLLSDIEGPIQHLFVQIPFQLGQQHTDVTIYWQGKREKDGKIDPNYCHIVFCLFLDHLKETVVDVRVQQRIVHISVFNPDPRLPELANALQPLLKERLAAHGYTLSALKVEAPAAKKTLMPIDAAFDKRYSEVDYRI
- a CDS encoding ribonuclease HII, encoding MEQYTVKEIQALLRQIDDEHDPLLEAIVQDERKSVQQLVARWRKQKKQEEQAKRQWEEMTRYERQLYEKGIEWIAGIDEAGRGPLAGPVVAAAVILPKDAYIPGLNDSKKLSEAKRETLFHAIQSCAVSIGIGVVTAAEIDEINIYEATKKAMVKAVQQLSPQPHYLFIDAMTLPVPTPQQSIIKGDANSVSIAAASIIAKVTRDHFMKQLAKRYPQYGFDKNMGYGTRQHLEAIRAYGAIEEHRRSFSPVKEVLEEANE
- the sucC gene encoding ADP-forming succinate--CoA ligase subunit beta, which codes for MNIHEYQAKEILRSYGVSVPNGRVAFTVEEAVEAAKELGTPVCVVKAQIHAGGRGKAGGVKVAKSLDEVRTYANELLGKVLVTHQTGPEGKEVKRLLIEEGCDIKKEYYIGLVVDRATSRVVLMGSEEGGTEIEEVAAKTPEKIFKEYIDPAVGLQVFQARRLAFNINIPKELVNQAVKFMMGLYQVFVDKDCSIAEINPLVVTGDGKVMALDAKLNFDSNALYRHKDILEYRDLDEEDPKEVEASKYDLNYIALDGNIGCMVNGAGLAMATMDIIKYYGGEPANFLDVGGGATAEKVTEAFKIILSDPNVKGIFVNIFGGIMKCDVIASGIVEATKQVGLNLPLVVRLEGTNVELGKKILQESGLNITAADSMADGAQKIVELVR
- the rplS gene encoding 50S ribosomal protein L19 yields the protein MHHLIQEITKEQLRTDLPDFRPGDTVRVHVKVVEGNRERIQVFEGVVIKRRGAGISETFTVRKVSYGVGVERTFPVHTPKIAKLEIVRRGKVRRAKLYYLRQLRGKAARIKEKTVQ